The Acidithiobacillus thiooxidans ATCC 19377 DNA window CAATCCAGCGATGCAAATCCGTGAACCGGAGTAACTGCACATCTGCATCGGGGTGTGCTTCATCCAGTGCGAAAACAATGTCCATGGTATCGCCCCAATGCATCAGTGCCGCTCCTTTTCCAGATTGATGGTGTACTTGGGTATTTCAATGACGAGAGGGGTTTCCGCCACTTTGGCCTGACAACTCAGGCGCGAAGTGGGCTCCAGACCCCAGGCCTTGTCAAGAAGATCCTCCTCTTTTTCTTCGGCTGCTTTGAGGCTGTCAAAACCTTTACGCAAAATGACATGACAGGTCGTACAGGCACAGGACATTTCACAGGCATGTTCAATCGCTATATGGTTGCGCATGGCCGCAGCAATGATGGTTTCCCCCGGCTCCGCCTCAAACTCCGCCCCTTCGGGGCAAAGTTCAGCATTGGGTAGTACTTGTATTTTAGTCATTCACTCTCCCAGATCATCTATGGAACGGCCGGCAATAGCCCGCCGCAAGGCACTATCCATGCGTCGCTGCACCAGAGGTTCGGCTGCAGCTTCCACAGCCTCGGCGGCTTTACTGATGGCATCTGCATCACTGCCTGCCAGACACTGCTCTAAATGCTGACTGGCGGCATCCAATCGGGCTTTTTCGTCCGCTTGCAGCAAGGCAGCATCTGTCGATAAGGCACCTTGCAAGGCTTCGCGCACCCGTTCCCCTTCTACCCGTGCTTCAGAAAGACGCCGATGCGCTATGTCTTCAGCCCCATGCGCAAAAGAATCCTGGAGCATGCGGGCAATTTCATCGTCATTCAGACCAAAACTGGGTTTGACCAGCACCTCAGAACGCACACCTGTACTCGTTTCTTCTGCAGATACCGTTAACAGTCCATCAGCATCCACTTGAAAAGTCACGCGGATGCGGGCAGCTCCGGCTACCATTGGGGGAATCCCGCGCAAGCTGAAACGCGCCAGAGAACGACAATCCTGCACCAGGTCCCGCTCCCCCTGGAGCACATGAATACTCATAGCCGTCTGGCCGTCCTTGAAAGTCGTGAACTCCTGGGCCTTGGCAGCGGGGATAGGGGTATTCCGGGAAATAATTTTTTCCACCAGCCCGCCCATGGTCTCCAGACCCAAAGAAAGGGGCAGAACATCCATCAACAGTAAATCTTCGCGCTGATTGCCCACCAACGCATCGGCCTGAATGGCCGCACCCAAAGCCACCACCTGATCAGGATCAATATCAGTCAATACGGGCTGCTGAAAAAATTCGGCCACCAGACGACGCAGGGCCGGAACCCGGGTTGCCCCTCCTACCAGCACCACCCCATCCACATCCGCCACTTTCAGACCTGCATCACGCAGGGCGCGCCGGCAGGCTGGAAGGGTGCGCTGTAAAACAGGCTGAATGAGGGTTTCAAGCTGCTTTCGCGTCAATTGGATGATGCGGGGAGCACCCTGCCCGGAGTCCAGCGTCAGCTCAACCTGCTCCTGATCTGTTAAGGCTTCCTTGGCCTGCCGCGCCTGTTGCAGAACTTGACGACGCCAGAGTGGATCATCCAGATGGATACCACTCTCCGCCATCAACCATTCAGCGATGGCATGGTCCATGTCATCGCCACCCAGGGCCGTATCACCGGCAGTTGCCAGCACTTCAAACACTCCCGCCTGCAGGCGTAAAATGGAGATATCAAAAGTGCCGCCGCCGAGGTCATAAATGGCAAAAAGACCTTCACTTTTTTTATCCAGTCCATACGCCACTGCCGCTGCCGTTGGCTCGGCCAGCAGGCGCAAAACATTCAAGCCAGCAAGACGGGCAGCATCTTTGGTCGCCTGCCGCTGCGCCTCATCAAAATAGGCGGGCACGGTAATCACGACACCCTCGGGCTCAGACCCCAGCGTTTCCTCTGCGAGATTTTTCAGAACCTTAAGAATTTCTGCAGAAACCTCAACGGGAGACTTTTCACCCGCACGCGTACGCAGGCGAATCATGCCTTCAGCGGGCACCAGATCATAGGGTAAGTGCCCGGCCAAAAGCTGGACGTCTTCATGACCACGACCCATAAAACGCTTGACCGAAGCAATAGTGTTATGGGGATCCTGTCCCGCTGCCGCCTGTGCCGGATAACCCACAACCACCTTGTCGTCTTCGCAGTAACGCACCACCGAGGGTAACAAATATTGCCCGTCATGGTTGCGCATGACCGTCGGCAGCGCAGACAAAACAGAAGCTACTAGAGAATGGGTAGTTCCCAGATCAATCCCAATAGCCAGCCGCCGCTGATGCGGATCAGCAGTCATGCCCGGTTCTGCAATTTGCATTAAAGCCATGCTATAGCACCTTGTTTATTCATGATAAAAAAGCTCTGAGTATGGTTCCTGCAAAGCAACTACGCCAGGCTTTATCTTAAAAGTTCGTGTGATGCATCCAAAAAACTACAGGTTTTGCAAGGACTCTTCGCCACGCTCAATTTCACCCAGGAGTTTGTCCAGAAACTGTAACTCACGCAGCACAGATCCAGCCTCGTCAACCTGTTCGCAGGGCAGATTTTTCAAGAGGATGTGAAGCTTATTTACCGCTTTGGATGAAGCGTCTTCCACTTCTCCACGCAATTGATCCAACCCGTTCTGGTCCCTGGCTGCAAGCAGATCTTCCAGACGCTCACGATACACCATCTGGGTCATCAGCAGTGACGGATCAGCCACCTTGACCTGTTCACCCAGGGCATCAATTCCCTGACGTTGCAACAAATAGTCCGCACGCTTCAGGGGATCACGCAGTACCGCCAGCGCTTCATTCAGCCGCGTACTCCACTCCAGGGAAAAGCGCCGGGTCGTCGCTTCTGCCTGGGCAAAGCGGTCGGGATGCAGGACTTTCTGCAACTGCAATACCTGACTCCGTAATGCCTGCAGATTCAGATCATAGCTTTCCGGCAACCCGACCACATCGAACAGGGACAGCTCCGCACGAAAAGGCTGAATAGCTCCACAAGAATGACAAAGTGCGGGGGGAGCATTGAGCTCCGCCCCGCACTGAATGCATACTCCTGCCATCAGGTCGTGAAGCTCTCGCCGCAGCCGCAGGAGTCCTTCACATTGGGGTTGTTGAAGCGAAACCCTTCATTCAGGCCTTCACGGGTAAAATCCAGCTCCGTCCCGTCCAGATAAATAAGGCTTTTAGGATCCACGAACAGACTCACGTCGTCATGGGGAAAAACCATATCCTCGGGGTTGGGCGTATCGACAAATTCCATTACATAGGACAGCCCGGAACAGCCGCTGGTTTTGACCCCGATACGAATTCCCAAGCCCTTGCCACGTTTGGCAATGCTTTTTCGTACCTGCTGGACCGCACTTTCCGATAAAGTCAAAGCCATGACCGTATCCTTAATGTGCCACCTGGGCGGCAGCTACTTCAGTTTGACTGGCCTGCCCGGCACCCCGCTTGCTGCGATAGTCTTCCACAGCCGCCTTGATGGCATCTTCCGCCAACACGGAGCAATGGATTTTGACGGGCGGCAGTTCCAGCTCTTCGGCAATATGACTGTTTTTGATCGTCATGGCCTCGTCCAGAGTTTTACCCTTGACCCACTCGGTAACCAGTGAGCTGGAGGCAATGGCCGAACCGCAACCATAGGTCTTGAACTTGGCATCTTCGATAATGCCCTGCTCGTTCACCTTGATCTGCAGACGCATGACGTCTCCACATGCGGGCGCGCCTACCATGCCGGTGCCAACCCCACTATCATCCTTGTCCATCGCCCCGACATTCCGGGGATTTTCATAATGATCAATCACTTTTTCGCTGTATGCCATGACTATTCTCCTTGCTTGAGGGCCTTAATGTGCGGCCCACTGAATACTGTTAAGATCTATGCCTTCAAGATGCATTTCCCAAAGCGGTGACAACTCCCGCAATTTGCCCACTTTGCCCGCTATCAACTCGATGGTGGCATCAATTTCTGCCTCGGTCGTAAAGCGCCCAATACCGAAACGAATGGAACTATGGGCTAATTCGTCGGATTTACCCAATGCCCGAAGCACGTAAGACGGCTCCAGACTGGCTGAAGTACAGGCTGAACCGCTGGAAACCGCAATTTCCTTCAGGGCCATGATCAAAGATTCGCCTTCGACAAAGGCAAAACTGATGTTCAGGTTATGCGGAACCCGATGTTCCATGCTGCCATTAATATAGGTTTCCTCAACACGATCCTGAATGCCTTTGAGCAGACGATCGCGCAATTTACCAATTCTTTGGGCATCAGCATCCATCAACTGAACGGCTAGTTCCGCAGCTGCTCCCATACCGACAATCTGGTGCGTGGGCAAAGTACCTGAACGCATACCCCGTTCGTGACCACCACCATGCACCTGAGCTTCCACGCGCACCCGGGGCTTACGCCGGACATATAGTGCACCGATGCCTTTGGGGCCATAAATCTTGTGTCCGGACAGGCTCATCATGTCCGCCTGAATGGCTTCTACATCTACTGGTATCTTACCCAGCGCCTGCACCGCATCCACATGAAAAAGGACCTTGTGCGTCCGCAAAATCCGGCCAATTTCTTCCATGGGCTGGATGACGCCGATTTCATTATTTACGAACAGCACCGAGGCGATGATGGTGTCCGGACGAATGGCGGCTTCGAAAGCCTTCAGATCGACCAGACCATCTTCCTGAACCTCCAGATAAGTGACCTCAAAACCTTCCCGCTCCAACTGACGGCAGGTGTCCAGAGTTGCCTTATGCTCGGTGCGCAGGGTGATAATGTGCTTGCCTTTACCGGAATAAAAATGCGCCGCACCTTTCAAGGCCAGATTAGTGGCCTCTGTTGCGCCGGAGGTCCAGACAATTTCCCGGGGATCCGCATGAAGCGCATCCGCCACCTGCTGACGGGCTTTTTCGACGGCTTTTTCTGCTGTCCAGCCATAAGCATGGGAACGGCTCGCTGCATTGCCAAAATCATGGGTCAAATAAGGCAGCATCTGTTCCAACACCTGTGGGTCTACCGGCGTAGTCGCCTGATAATCCAGATAAATGGGACGATCCGGGTTAATCAGCAAGGGTTTCTTGCTTTCCAGGTCGATAATTTGGGGTTGATTCATTTTCTGCACCTCACGGTATCAAGCGGTATCATGTGTTGCCGCATGCAACGCATGGCGATTTTGCATACGAATCGGCACACCCTGCGCCGATTCTTTTTGTAAATGTCGGGCAACCAGATCACCCAAGGTGATATTCCCGAGAAAACTGGCGATGCGCTCGCCCAATTCTTCCCACAAATCATGAGTCAGGCATTGCTGGCCATCACCCTTGCAGCAGTTTTGCGGTTCGCCACCGCACTGGGTTGTACTGATGGACTCATTAACCGCTTCGACAATCCTGGTCAGGGGAATTTCTGAATCCGGTACAGCCAGCCGATAACCTCCACCTGGCCCACGTACACTTTCAATCAGTCCGAAGCGCCGCATACGTCCAAACAACTGCTCCAGATAAGCCACAGATATTTGCTGACGTTGGCAAACATCCGCCACCGTCACCACGCCATCACTCTGGTGCAGGGCCAAATCCAGCATGGCTGTTACGGCATAGCGGCCTTTCGTCGTCAATTTCATATCAGGTAACCTCTGCTGCACATCCTACTATCTGTACTAATTTAGTCAAGTATTCTGTTTTGAAGTTCCCTGTTCGGCAGAATCCGGCCCTGCTTCCAGAGAACAAGCGATTTCCTCGACCGGCATCAAGGCTTCACGCGGTTGTAATTGTTGTAATCCGGATCTGATCTGGGTGATCTCGGCATCCTGGCGATGCATGTGTTCAAGCATGCATTCTATCGCTCGCGCTACCGGGTCAGGCATCTGCCCAGTCAGTCCATAGGCTTCAAAATTATCCGGGTGTTGTTCCCCTTTATTTACGACCCGGCCGGGAATACCCACCACTGTCGCCCCTGCCGGAACCGATTTGACCACGACCGCATTGGAACCAACCCGAGCCTGATCGCCAACCATAATGGGTCCCAGCACTTTGGCCCCCGCGCCGACAATCACGCCATTACCCAATGTGGGATGACGCTTGCCCGGTTGCCAGGACGTTCCACCTAGGGTAACGCCATGATAAAGCGTACAATCGTCACCAATTTCTGCCGTCTCACCGATCACTACACCCATGCCATGATCAATAAAAAAGCGCTGCCCAATGCAGGCACCAGGATGAATTTCAATGCCCGTCCAAAAACGAGAAAAAGCCGCAAGACTGCGGGCCAGCAAGCGCCAGCGCCGTTTCCATAGCCCATGGGCAAGACGGTGCATAAACAGGGCATGCACACCGGGATAGGTCAGCAGAACCTCAAGACGATTGCGGGCGGCAGGATCACGGGCAAATACGGCATCCAGGTCAGCACGCCAATGACCAGCCATTCGTTATGTTCCTCCAGGTTTTACGAGCCCTTGCCAGACCGCATTAAAGACTATCCCGACCCTTTTTGTCTACTATTCGTCGCCCAGCGCTGTATTTCGGTAAGTATGCCACGCAGAATGTTGACTTCATTAACCGTAGGCCGGGCCCGGTCATAGAGACGACGCAATCGACGCATCATCCGGATGGCACGAATTTCCTGTAAAAAACCACTTTGCCGCAGAACCTGCTCCAGATGATCATAAAAACCTTCCATGTCCTCCATAGGCGCTGCCAGTTCTACGCTGGTTACATCGGGATCAGGGTGCGGCTCCAGATTTGCCTGAAGAGTCGCCATGTGCAGTTCGTATGCCAGAACCTGCACCGCCTGACCAAGATTCAGGGAATGATATAATTCCGCCGTGGGAATATTCACCAGAACCTGACAGTGATCCAGCTCCTCATTGCTGAGCCCCGTGCGCTCACGGCCAAAAACCAGCGCACAATTTCCGTCAGCAAGTTCCGCAACCATTTCCACAGCCGCCTCGCGGGCATCCAATACGGGCCACTGAATGCGGCGATCCCGGGCACTGGTTCCATAGACCTTGTGGCAGCCCTGCAAGGCTGCAGCCAGATCTGCTGTGACTTGCGCCCGTTCAAGAATATCCTCGGCACCTGATGCCAGTGCTGTCGCTTCAGGATGAGGAAAAAAACGTGGATTCACCAGGACCAGATGTTGCAGTCCCATCACTTTCATGGCGCGGGCAGTAGCGCCAATATTGCCCGGATGGCTGGTTTCCACCAGAACCACCCGCAGCCTCTCCAGAAATTTTGTACTCAAGCTAGCTTGCTCCTGATAACGCGCTGTTTAGTTTGATGCGCAGCGCTATTCGTGCGCTCATTGCCGTTCTCCCTTATACTGCGTCCAATTTGTTTTGCCAAAGGGTTCCCATGCAGCATCCCATATTAGTTACCGCTATCCGTGCCGCCCGCAAAGCCGGCGATATCATCAATCGCAGTTTTGCCCGGGTCAATGAAATCACCATCACCAGCAAAGCGCACAATGACTTTGTGACCGACGTGGATCAACGCGCCGAGGCCGCCATTGTCGAAATCATCCGCCGCGCCTACCCGGATCATGGCATTCTGGCCGAAGAAGGCAACCGGATTCCCGACAAGGATTTTGAATGGATTATCGATCCTCTCGACGGCACCACCAATTTCATTCATGGCATGCCACAGCTCTGTGTTTCCATTGGCATTAAACATTTTGACCGACTGGAACATGCAGTTATTTACAATCCCATCCACGATGAGCTGTTTACCGCCACGCGCGGCGGCGGCGCCCATCTCAATGATCGCCGCCTGCGCATTGCCCAACGCAAAGATCTGGATGGTGCGCTTCTGGGTACCGGATTTCCTTTTCGGGATTTTTCCTATCTGGATACCTATCTTGCCACCTTCAAGGCCTTCATGCTGAAAACTGCAGGGATTCGTCGTCCAGGTTCCGCCGCTCTGGATCTGGCTTATGTGGCCGCCGGCCGTTATGATGGATTCTGGGAATTCAACCTCAAACCCTGGGATCTGGCAGCGGGCGCACTGCTGGTTCAGGAGGCCGGTGGGGTCGCCACCGACTTCACGGGGGACCAGGGATTTCTGGAAAATGGCAACATCGTGGCTGGCAATCTGCGCGTCCATGCGCAGATGCTCCACATCATCAGCCAGGAAATCAACAAGCCCAAGGCCTGAAACCCGCAGCCCGGGCGCGGTGTTTTACTGTCCTGCCAGTGACTTTGATCCGGCCCAGTGCCGGGCAAACTGGCGGGCTACCCGCCCGCTGCGGGAGCCACGCTGCAGTGCCCAGCGCAAGGCTTCCTCCTGCCATTGTTCAGGATCCGCCGGCATATTCAGACGCCGCAAATGGATGGCACAAATATCCAGATACATGGTCTGATCAAAGGGGTAAAAACCCAACCACAAACCGAAGCGCTCAGATAAACTGATTTTTTCCTCAGCCGTTTCTCCCGCAATAATCTCATCACCATGACGGTGATATTCTTCATTGTCGGAAAAATGCCGGGGCATGAGATGACGCCTGTTACTGGTGGCATACAAAAGCACATTATCGGGCCGCGCCTCCACACCGCCATCGAGCAGTGATTTGAGGGCCTTATAGCCAGGATCGTCAGAACCAAAAGACAAATCATCACAAAACAGGGCAAAGTGATAACGCTGTACGGGATCAGCAGCCTGCAGGGCGGCCAGTATTTCCGGCAAATCGAGAATGCCATCCGCGTCTATTTCAATCAGACGAAAGCCCTGATCCGCATAACGACGTAGCAAGGCTTTGACCAGGGAAGACTTTCCCGTTCCCCTTCCGCCCCAGAGCAGGGCGTCATTGGCCGGGAATCCGGCCACAAACTGCCGGGTATTCAGTTCCAGGGCCGCCTTGGTTTCGTCAATACCCAACAACTCCTCCATATCCGGCAAATCCACCCGGCTGACGGCCTCCAGACGCCCACCCAGTGGCAAATGTCGCCAACGCGCAGCCTTGATGCTGGCGAAATCCGGCAAGGGATGATCACTGCTATCCCCCAGCAGCGCTGCTAAACTTTGAAGCAAATGCTGACGTACCACTGTCCATAAACTCCTTTCTGTGATTAGATAGCCAAGTTCCACTCTATATTACTGCGTCCCGTCATGAAACTGCTTACCGACTTTCTGCCCATTATCCTCTTTTTTGTAGCGTATAAGATTCATGGTATTTATACGGCTACAGAAGTGCTGATTGTTGCCGCCATTGTGCTCATGGCCTGGCAGTGGTGGCGCCGTGGTCGTATTGAGACAATGACCTGGGTCTCTACGCTGCTGATTCTGATTTTCGGTGGCCTGACTCTCTATTTTCATAATGACACCTTCATCAAGGTCAAACCCAGCATCCTCTATCTGCTTTTTGCCGGAGTCCTGTTGTTTACCCATTGGCGGGATCAGCCACTGCTCGAGCGCCTGATGGGTAGTCAACTGCCGGCTACCCTACCGCAGTCTTTCTGGAAACGCCTCAATATCTACTGGATCACGTTTTTTATTTTTGGCGCGGTCCTGAATCTGGTGGTGGCCTACAGTTTTTCGACGGGTATCTGGGTAGACTTCAAGCTTTTCGGTATGCTCGGCATTACCATCATTTTTGTGCTGTTCCAGGCCGTGGTCATTTCCCGGGCACTTCCCCAGGAAATTAAAGGCAGTGACTCGTGAACGCCGATGCTGGAAACACCGATACCGCTCATTCATTGACAGGACAAGCTTATGTATTACTGCATCATTGGCACTGATAATCCGAATTCCCTGAGCAAGCGACAAAACGCCCGGGGTGATCATCTGGCGCGCCTGCATCAGTTGCAATCCGAAGGGCGACTGCTGACAGCGGGCCCTTTCCCGGCTGCTGATACGGAAGAACCCGGCGAAGCGGGATTTACCGGTAGCCTGATTATCGCCCGTTTTAATTCTCTGGAAGAAGCGCATGCCTGGGCGGCCGCCGAACCCTATCTCAGTGCTGGCGTCTACGCAGATGTCAGTGTTCGTCCCTACAAAGGAGTGTTTTTACCATGAACAAGCAAGTGCTTGAACAACTCATTGAAGATGCCCTTCATCCCGAATTTCTGGAAATCAAGGATCGTAGTGAGGCCCACAGTTCCCACGAGCAGTCCGATGGTGGTGGTCACTACGAGTTGCGTATTGTCTGCCATCAGTTCGAAGGTATGACCCCGCTCGCCCGTCACCGGCTGGTCAACGCGGCAACAGAGTCAGTACGGGAAAAAATTCATGCCCTGGCCGTCAAGGCTTATACTCCCGAAGAATTTGCCGCGCTGAACAAACCCAAAACCCGGCGCCCGACCATCTCACTGAATACCCAGTAACGTACGGGCAGCCATCATTGCTGACTGACAATAACTGCTTTGCGTTCGATATTGCAGGGACAAAACATGCCTGCTGATAGTTTCGTCCGCAGTTTTCGCGAATCTTCTCCCTATATCCACCGCTTCCGGGGGCAGACTTTCGTCATCAACTTCGGTGGTAATGCCATTGCCGATGGCAGCATTCGCGGTCTGGCCCATGACATTGCTCTGCTCAACAGCCTGGGGATTAACGTGGTGCTGGTTCATGGCGCCGGACCGCAAATTGATGCGGCTCTGCAGGTTCATGGCTTACAAACGCAACGCGTCAATGGTAAGCGCATTACCAGCCCCGAAGCCATGCAGGTACTGCGGGAAGCGGTAGGCGGCGCACGCCTGGTGGTGGAAGCAGCTTTGTCTGAAGGACAAATGGGCTCACCCATGGCACATGCCGGACTTCAGGTGGTCAGCGGTAATTTCATCATTGCCCAGCCTTTGGGTATTCTCGACGGGGTGGATTACCAAAGTACCGGGCAAGTACGGCGGGTGGCCAATGAGGCCATGGAACGGCATCTGGCAGGTGACGAAATTGTCCTGCTTTCACCCATCGGTGTTTCTCCTACCGGAACCCTGTTCAATATCCGTGCTGAAGAAGTAGCCGTCGCTGCAGCCATTGCTTTGGGTGCCGCAAAACTGGTTTTTTACATGGACGAGGACGGCGTTCTGGATGGAAATGGACAGCTCCTGCGACAACTGACCTCATCAGAAATTCCGGGCTTGCTGGAACGTCAAAATATTTCGGCAGATGCCCGCGAGCATCTGCTGAGTGCCGGAGCAGCCTGTGCCAGGGGCGTAGAACGTGTTCATCTGATTTCCCGGCATGTGGATGGTGCCCTGCTCCGCGAACTGTTTACCCGTGATGGCCTGGGCACGCTGATATCCAGGGATTCCTTTGAACATATGCGGATGGCCACGGTCGCCGACATTCCCGGCATTCTCGCTTTGATCCGGCCTCTGGAAGAAAAAGGGATTCTGGTCAAACGCAGTCGTGAGCGCCTGGAAATGGAAGCAGATCATTTTGTGGTGATGGAACGGGACGGCAAGATTATTGGCTGCGCGGCCGTGTATCCTTATCCCGATCAGGGCATGGCGGAGGTCGCCTGTCTGGCAGTGGACAACCGTTATCGTCGTCAGGGACGCGGTGAGCGGCTGATGGCGTTTTGTGAGAACTGGGCCAGAGAACGGCAATTGTCACAGATTTTTGTGTTGAGCACCCAAACTACCCACTGGTTTCTGGAGCGTAAATTCCGCCAGGGAAGCCTGGAGGAACTTCCTGTTCCACGGCAGCAGCTCTATAATTTTCAACGGCGCAGTCAGGTTTTTTTTCAGATTCTCTGAGAAAACTGATTTAAGGCGTGGTCTCCTCCAGAACTTCTGGTTCGACTGCTTCCTCCGCTTCCCGAGTCTCTGCAAAATGCAGTTCTTCGCCGCGATCCAGGCTGTGTCGTTCGGGTTGTTTGCTCATGCCGCCACTACGTCCATCATAGCGATTGACCACCGTACAGCGTCGGGCAATGAACCCGCCTTTTTCGGTTTCACTGGGCTCAATGTCAAATTCCAGAATAATATCCCGACTGGGGAGTTCGTCCGTATCCAGCTCGCGGGGCAAGTCGGAAATATGCACAAAAGCCGATTCGTAGGGAGAGTCCTCATGACGCGTATCAGTCACCCAGAGTCGGGCGGAGATATTGGTCAGAAAACGGATAAAACCAAAACCGCGCTCGGCTTCCCAACGAATACAAATACCACGAATACGCGAGCCCATTTCTCCCCATGGGACGCGCACATCGCCCCGGGTCGGGAGCAAACCAGGCACCAGATAGCCCGAATAAAAAGCATCAGCCTCGTGCTGCAATTCTCTGGAAACATTGCGAAATGCCAACACTTCCACACGGCAACCCTTGTTTTGCAGTGCCCTGACTACCTGTAGAAAATCACCATCTCCGGTCACCAGCAACAACTGATCCAGTCGTTCGGACTGAAGCATGACATCCACCGCCAGATCCAGGTCGGCATTAGCTTTTGAAACCCGATTACCCTCATCATCCACAAACCAACGCACGGGCTTTTCAATGATTTTCCAACCCAGATCACGAACCGCCTGTTGGTAACTGCGGATACCTTCCCGGTACTCACGGTCACTTTTCATGCGTTCCCCATCCACGGCCATATAGGTATTCAGGCGCAGCAGGCGCGCCTGATCTTCACGCGCAGCGAAACGCCGCAATACGTCATAACGCATGGCATAGCCGCCGTTATAGCGCACATTTTCCGCATCTACATAAACACCAATATGTAATTCACCATTACTCATGAATAATCAGGACTCCAGAATGGCACCATTGGCCGCATTGGTAACCAGCTTGCGATAGCGCCGCAACCAGGAAGACGATAAAGGTTTCTCGACGGGCACCCAATGCTTGCGACGCTCGGCAAGCTCTTCATCAGTCAAATCGA harbors:
- a CDS encoding NYN domain-containing protein; the protein is MSNGELHIGVYVDAENVRYNGGYAMRYDVLRRFAAREDQARLLRLNTYMAVDGERMKSDREYREGIRSYQQAVRDLGWKIIEKPVRWFVDDEGNRVSKANADLDLAVDVMLQSERLDQLLLVTGDGDFLQVVRALQNKGCRVEVLAFRNVSRELQHEADAFYSGYLVPGLLPTRGDVRVPWGEMGSRIRGICIRWEAERGFGFIRFLTNISARLWVTDTRHEDSPYESAFVHISDLPRELDTDELPSRDIILEFDIEPSETEKGGFIARRCTVVNRYDGRSGGMSKQPERHSLDRGEELHFAETREAEEAVEPEVLEETTP
- a CDS encoding inositol monophosphatase family protein is translated as MQHPILVTAIRAARKAGDIINRSFARVNEITITSKAHNDFVTDVDQRAEAAIVEIIRRAYPDHGILAEEGNRIPDKDFEWIIDPLDGTTNFIHGMPQLCVSIGIKHFDRLEHAVIYNPIHDELFTATRGGGAHLNDRRLRIAQRKDLDGALLGTGFPFRDFSYLDTYLATFKAFMLKTAGIRRPGSAALDLAYVAAGRYDGFWEFNLKPWDLAAGALLVQEAGGVATDFTGDQGFLENGNIVAGNLRVHAQMLHIISQEINKPKA
- a CDS encoding ATP-binding protein; its protein translation is MVRQHLLQSLAALLGDSSDHPLPDFASIKAARWRHLPLGGRLEAVSRVDLPDMEELLGIDETKAALELNTRQFVAGFPANDALLWGGRGTGKSSLVKALLRRYADQGFRLIEIDADGILDLPEILAALQAADPVQRYHFALFCDDLSFGSDDPGYKALKSLLDGGVEARPDNVLLYATSNRRHLMPRHFSDNEEYHRHGDEIIAGETAEEKISLSERFGLWLGFYPFDQTMYLDICAIHLRRLNMPADPEQWQEEALRWALQRGSRSGRVARQFARHWAGSKSLAGQ
- a CDS encoding septation protein A, which translates into the protein MKLLTDFLPIILFFVAYKIHGIYTATEVLIVAAIVLMAWQWWRRGRIETMTWVSTLLILIFGGLTLYFHNDTFIKVKPSILYLLFAGVLLFTHWRDQPLLERLMGSQLPATLPQSFWKRLNIYWITFFIFGAVLNLVVAYSFSTGIWVDFKLFGMLGITIIFVLFQAVVISRALPQEIKGSDS
- the argA gene encoding amino-acid N-acetyltransferase produces the protein MPADSFVRSFRESSPYIHRFRGQTFVINFGGNAIADGSIRGLAHDIALLNSLGINVVLVHGAGPQIDAALQVHGLQTQRVNGKRITSPEAMQVLREAVGGARLVVEAALSEGQMGSPMAHAGLQVVSGNFIIAQPLGILDGVDYQSTGQVRRVANEAMERHLAGDEIVLLSPIGVSPTGTLFNIRAEEVAVAAAIALGAAKLVFYMDEDGVLDGNGQLLRQLTSSEIPGLLERQNISADAREHLLSAGAACARGVERVHLISRHVDGALLRELFTRDGLGTLISRDSFEHMRMATVADIPGILALIRPLEEKGILVKRSRERLEMEADHFVVMERDGKIIGCAAVYPYPDQGMAEVACLAVDNRYRRQGRGERLMAFCENWARERQLSQIFVLSTQTTHWFLERKFRQGSLEELPVPRQQLYNFQRRSQVFFQIL
- a CDS encoding YciI family protein produces the protein MYYCIIGTDNPNSLSKRQNARGDHLARLHQLQSEGRLLTAGPFPAADTEEPGEAGFTGSLIIARFNSLEEAHAWAAAEPYLSAGVYADVSVRPYKGVFLP
- a CDS encoding BolA family protein, producing MNKQVLEQLIEDALHPEFLEIKDRSEAHSSHEQSDGGGHYELRIVCHQFEGMTPLARHRLVNAATESVREKIHALAVKAYTPEEFAALNKPKTRRPTISLNTQ